A window of Nitrososphaerota archaeon genomic DNA:
AGCGTGGAAATACTAGGTAAAGAAGTTGAGGTGTACGACCTCTCACACCCATTCGGTCCAGGCGTTCCCCTCTGGCCTTACTTTGAAGACATTAAAATAGAAAGAATGCACTATCACGCTAAATCCCGTGTGTTATCACAAGTGCTTACACACACCATGCACGTTTCCACACACGCAGACTCTCCAATACATGTTGAAGAGGGCTTTCCTTCTACTGACCAAATACCCATAGAGAGATACATGGGAAAAGGCGTAGTAGTTTCGATACCAAAGGGCAAATGGGAAATAATTACTGCGGCGGATCTTGAGAAGGCAGAGCCGCCTATAGAAAAGGGTGATATAGTGATAGTGAATACAGGTTGGCATCGTTACTGGGGAGACACGGTGAAATACTTCTGTTACGCACCTGGCTTCTATCTCGAAGCTGGGCAATGGTTTGTTAAGAAAGGAGTGAAAGCAGTCGGCATCGACACACAGGCTTTAGATCACCCACTTGGCACGAGAGAGGTATGGAGCCAAGGCGAGGGAGACGAGAGGAACCGTGTCTTACCTTGGCTTGCTGATGAATATAAAAAGGAAAAAGGAAGAGATGTACGCGAAGATTTCCCATATTGGGAACCATGCCATAGGCTCCTTCTAACACACGGCATAATGGGCTATGAAAACGTAGGTGGGGACATAGACAAAGTCACAGGTAAAAGATGTACCATTATAGGACTGCCGCTAAGATGGGTTGGTGGCGACGGCTCTATAGTAAGGCTCATAGCGATAGTTGAAAAGAAGTAGCCGCTCTCCTCATCTCAACCCCCCTTATTTATTTAAATTCCGACAATGAAACATAGGTATATTCGCCGCTTAAAGGTTAAATATAGATAGGAGTCTTTGGTAGATCGAGGGTGCATGAGAAAAGTCGAACTAAAAGATGTAAAACCTTACGACGCGCCAGGACATTTTAAGATGGTTGCCTTGAGGCTCCAGCATAAGGAGACGACGGGTGTTGAAACATTCTGGGTTGGGTTATCCCACTTCTTACCAGGGGGTGGGGCTGAGATGTCAGCAAGCGATTTTGAAAGAGTTTACTTCGTTCTATCAGGAACATTAACGGTGATAGCGGAAGACGGCACAAAATATATTCTTAAACCAACAGATTCCCTCTATATACCTGCGGGCGAGAAGAGGTATCTAATAAATGAAACAAATGAGACAGCCAGTATGCTAGTTATCGCAGGCTACCCTAAAGGTGGTAAATGAGTTGAGTGAATCATACTCCTCTCCTGAGGAATATCAGCGTGTTTTAGAAGAGCGTATAAGAAGCGGCTCCATGGGGTATAGAAAACTCTTCGACCTAACGGGTAAAGTAGCCGTCGTAACAGGTGGTGGTGGAGGGTTAGGTAGACCGACAGCGCTAGGGTTAGCAGACTTTGGTGCAGATGTTGTAGTCACAAGTAGAGATCTGCAAAAACTTATGAAAGTTAAAGAGGAGATCGAACGTCTTGGTCGGAGATCTCTTGCGATAAGCTGTGATGTAACTAAACCAGAGGAAGTTAAGAATATGGTGAAGCAAACAGTGGATGCCTTTGGTAAGATAGATATACTTGTCACATATGCGGGAGTAAACATTCCGAAACCTGCTGAAGATTACCCTTACGAAGATTGGAATAAAGTCATAGATGTTAACGTAACTGGCGTCTTCCTTACTTGCAAAGAAGTCGGCAAAGTTATGATAGCGCAGAAGAGGGGAAAGATAATCAACATCTCCTCTGTTAGAGGAATGTACGGTCTCCCCAGAAACTACGCTGCTTACTGCACAAGCAAAGGAGCTGTAATAGCGTTAACCAAGCAACTAGCTTGCGAATGGGCAAAGTTCAATATTCAGGTTAATGCGATCGCGCCTACTGTAATAGCAACCCCGTTAACCGCCCATATAATGCGAGATCCTGAGCTTTCTCAAACAATGAAGTCACGTATTCTCTTGGGGAGATGGGGCTACCCTGATGACATAATAGGCGCAATCGTATACTTTGCATCAGATGCGTCTAATTTTGTGACTGGCCAGATTCTATTTATAGACGGTGGAGTAACTTCGTGGGCTTAGTACTATCTAATTAATTCCTGATTATACAAGATGGTGGTGTCGGCTTTTGGGTAAATTACTCTGGCAGCCATCCAAAGAGGTTATTGAAAAAGCAAATATTACGCGCTATGTGGATTTCGTCAA
This region includes:
- a CDS encoding cyclase family protein, which codes for MGELDVDSKYLHGLLDPKYIGKPEDVLKKVSVEILGKEVEVYDLSHPFGPGVPLWPYFEDIKIERMHYHAKSRVLSQVLTHTMHVSTHADSPIHVEEGFPSTDQIPIERYMGKGVVVSIPKGKWEIITAADLEKAEPPIEKGDIVIVNTGWHRYWGDTVKYFCYAPGFYLEAGQWFVKKGVKAVGIDTQALDHPLGTREVWSQGEGDERNRVLPWLADEYKKEKGRDVREDFPYWEPCHRLLLTHGIMGYENVGGDIDKVTGKRCTIIGLPLRWVGGDGSIVRLIAIVEKK
- a CDS encoding cupin domain-containing protein, encoding MRKVELKDVKPYDAPGHFKMVALRLQHKETTGVETFWVGLSHFLPGGGAEMSASDFERVYFVLSGTLTVIAEDGTKYILKPTDSLYIPAGEKRYLINETNETASMLVIAGYPKGGK
- a CDS encoding glucose 1-dehydrogenase, whose product is MGYRKLFDLTGKVAVVTGGGGGLGRPTALGLADFGADVVVTSRDLQKLMKVKEEIERLGRRSLAISCDVTKPEEVKNMVKQTVDAFGKIDILVTYAGVNIPKPAEDYPYEDWNKVIDVNVTGVFLTCKEVGKVMIAQKRGKIINISSVRGMYGLPRNYAAYCTSKGAVIALTKQLACEWAKFNIQVNAIAPTVIATPLTAHIMRDPELSQTMKSRILLGRWGYPDDIIGAIVYFASDASNFVTGQILFIDGGVTSWA